Proteins encoded in a region of the Deinococcus hopiensis KR-140 genome:
- a CDS encoding CPBP family intramembrane glutamic endopeptidase codes for MQTLTVSPTATPAVRNTWRRFSLLRILLGALTVTLPVVLTMFLAQHFIPQPLRASWPSLLAALLCVAGYRLYMRWAEQRPMHAFSRAYAGPEVGAGALVGGGLFLTVMGILTAAGAYQITGNSGVTAMLAPLSGMVLVALFEEILFRGVLFRNLERALGSWAALPVSALLFGLAHLPNAHAGPVAIAATIVAGLTFSAAYMVTRRLWLAVGMHFAWNTMSDAIFSVPTSGHPARGFLQGHLSGPDWLSGGAYGVEASVVTLVVFAMASVALLVVAYRRGQFVTNAALLEREQS; via the coding sequence ATGCAGACCTTGACTGTTTCACCCACCGCCACGCCCGCAGTTCGCAATACGTGGCGCCGCTTCTCGCTCCTGCGCATCCTGCTGGGTGCCCTGACCGTCACCCTTCCTGTCGTTCTGACCATGTTCCTCGCCCAGCACTTCATTCCCCAGCCCTTGCGTGCTTCCTGGCCATCTCTCCTGGCAGCCTTGCTCTGCGTCGCCGGGTACCGCCTCTATATGCGCTGGGCTGAGCAACGTCCCATGCACGCTTTCTCCAGAGCGTACGCAGGCCCCGAGGTAGGCGCGGGGGCTCTGGTCGGCGGCGGCCTGTTCCTCACCGTCATGGGGATACTGACGGCCGCTGGGGCATATCAGATTACGGGAAATAGTGGTGTGACCGCGATGCTCGCCCCCCTGTCTGGCATGGTCCTGGTGGCACTGTTTGAGGAGATCTTGTTCCGCGGCGTCCTCTTCCGGAATCTCGAGCGGGCGCTCGGCAGTTGGGCGGCGCTCCCCGTTTCGGCCCTCCTGTTTGGACTGGCCCACCTTCCTAACGCCCATGCCGGACCCGTCGCGATCGCTGCAACCATCGTTGCTGGCTTGACGTTCAGCGCGGCGTACATGGTCACGCGGCGCCTGTGGCTGGCTGTCGGGATGCACTTCGCCTGGAATACCATGTCTGACGCCATCTTCTCGGTGCCCACCTCGGGTCATCCAGCCAGGGGGTTCTTGCAGGGCCACCTCAGCGGTCCTGATTGGCTGTCCGGCGGGGCATACGGCGTTGAGGCGTCCGTAGTCACCCTGGTGGTGTTTGCGATGGCCAGCGTAGCGTTGCTGGTTGTGGCGTACCGGCGCGGACAGTTCGTGACCAACGCTGCTCTTCTCGAGCGGGAACAGTCATGA
- a CDS encoding helix-turn-helix domain-containing protein: protein MTAPSPTPFQVKTLAQAEALLDFAYGARLLEKFMEPSTSSQAAHALAEPANRVAYHVRKLTEAGLLRVAGRQGKRVLYQVTAQTFHVPRALVQLDEPLTLIEPAMRDITTAYAHAILEWQTRNAADTLAGDGSHLIVQLDGQPQADQGEAQPQTPEGPYAPAMRMRTLQITPEQYRRAQAAMDRILTDLTSEEDTSCARRCTFVIMGFAGDLHDI, encoded by the coding sequence ATGACTGCTCCCTCCCCCACCCCGTTCCAGGTGAAGACGCTCGCACAGGCCGAAGCCCTGCTGGACTTCGCCTATGGCGCACGCCTGTTGGAGAAGTTTATGGAACCAAGCACCTCCAGCCAGGCGGCGCATGCCCTGGCAGAACCCGCCAACCGGGTTGCGTACCACGTCCGCAAACTCACGGAGGCGGGTCTTCTGCGCGTCGCTGGACGTCAAGGAAAACGCGTCCTGTACCAGGTGACTGCCCAGACGTTCCACGTTCCACGCGCCCTCGTCCAGCTGGATGAGCCTCTCACGCTGATTGAACCTGCCATGCGAGACATCACGACCGCCTATGCACACGCCATCCTGGAGTGGCAGACGCGGAATGCGGCAGACACCCTCGCTGGCGACGGCTCACATCTCATCGTGCAGCTTGATGGTCAGCCGCAGGCTGACCAGGGTGAGGCCCAACCCCAGACTCCCGAGGGGCCATACGCTCCAGCCATGCGCATGCGCACCCTCCAGATCACACCCGAGCAGTACCGGCGGGCGCAGGCAGCCATGGACCGCATCCTGACAGATCTCACTTCGGAGGAAGACACCTCCTGTGCGAGAAGATGCACCTTTGTCATCATGGGCTTCGCTGGCGACCTGCACGACATCTAA
- a CDS encoding M23 family metallopeptidase, whose amino-acid sequence MNTKTRLLIGTLATSVALSLSASAAVLPVRGDDLAGNERYLTFVHTGGVQAEGKDIGARRYITDTQWSAFKPDATNPKDLNSWVVYGKPFYAMASGTVVACWRNAPENIPGSLHPQYKPGFKFAGGGNHLWILQDDGTYALYAHAQPGSIPANICPHNAPLFTGNSGKGGSPDIEPEARVTNGARISAGQFLGRVGNSGSSESGPHLHVHMEKGGKPVPMAFDRGLTTPFTGGKVSLNGPWTPLAGNALPESSILIWPARPAGNLTFNGIKGEDYQRLAEHLADSGMMPNLITCTSNGATYNSTWVPKQGDFATYHGMTATVAAERHAALTQQGFKRTSSYTCGSVTVAVWRK is encoded by the coding sequence ATGAACACCAAGACCAGACTGCTGATCGGTACCCTCGCAACGAGCGTTGCCCTCTCCCTCTCCGCTTCCGCCGCCGTCCTCCCCGTTCGCGGAGACGACCTCGCCGGAAACGAACGCTACTTGACCTTCGTCCACACGGGCGGTGTTCAGGCCGAAGGCAAAGACATCGGCGCTCGGCGGTACATCACCGATACCCAGTGGTCTGCCTTCAAACCTGACGCCACCAACCCCAAGGACCTCAACAGCTGGGTGGTCTACGGCAAACCCTTTTACGCCATGGCCTCCGGAACCGTCGTGGCCTGCTGGAGAAACGCTCCCGAGAACATCCCCGGCAGCCTGCACCCGCAGTACAAGCCCGGCTTCAAGTTCGCCGGCGGAGGCAACCACCTCTGGATCCTGCAGGACGACGGTACGTACGCCCTGTACGCACATGCACAACCCGGTAGCATTCCCGCAAATATCTGCCCCCACAACGCCCCCTTGTTCACGGGAAACAGCGGGAAAGGTGGAAGCCCCGACATCGAGCCTGAGGCACGGGTGACCAACGGCGCGCGGATCAGCGCGGGGCAGTTCCTGGGTCGTGTGGGCAACTCGGGTTCATCTGAAAGTGGCCCGCACCTGCACGTTCATATGGAGAAGGGCGGCAAGCCCGTGCCCATGGCCTTCGATCGCGGGCTCACCACCCCCTTTACAGGAGGCAAAGTGAGCTTGAATGGGCCTTGGACGCCACTGGCCGGGAATGCACTGCCGGAATCGTCCATTCTGATCTGGCCTGCACGCCCGGCAGGGAACCTGACGTTCAACGGGATCAAAGGTGAGGACTACCAGCGTCTGGCGGAGCACTTGGCAGATTCAGGCATGATGCCGAACCTGATCACTTGTACATCGAACGGAGCAACGTACAACTCCACCTGGGTGCCCAAGCAAGGTGATTTTGCGACGTATCACGGGATGACGGCCACGGTGGCGGCGGAACGTCACGCCGCCCTGACGCAGCAAGGTTTCAAGCGGACCTCCTCGTATACCTGTGGGAGCGTGACCGTCGCGGTCTGGCGCAAGTAA